The proteins below are encoded in one region of Berryella intestinalis:
- the rplM gene encoding 50S ribosomal protein L13, protein MKTYYAKPLEVERNWVLIDAEDQILGRVAVEAAKILRGKNKPQYTPHVDTGDFVVIINAEKIRVTGNKATDKRYYRHSGYPGGLKSESFNEAIAKHPERVLEHAVKGMLPKNTLGRAMGKKLKVYAGPEHPHAAQQPREFKMEG, encoded by the coding sequence GTGAAGACGTACTACGCAAAGCCCCTTGAGGTTGAGCGCAACTGGGTCTTGATCGACGCTGAAGATCAGATCTTGGGTCGCGTCGCTGTCGAAGCGGCTAAGATTCTGCGCGGCAAGAACAAGCCTCAGTACACTCCTCACGTTGATACCGGTGACTTCGTGGTCATCATCAACGCCGAGAAGATCCGCGTGACCGGCAACAAGGCCACCGATAAGCGCTACTATCGCCACAGCGGTTACCCCGGCGGGCTCAAGTCCGAGTCCTTCAACGAGGCCATCGCCAAGCACCCCGAGCGCGTGCTCGAGCATGCCGTCAAGGGCATGCTTCCCAAGAACACGCTCGGTCGCGCGATGGGTAAGAAGCTCAAGGTGTACGCTGGCCCCGAGCATCCCCATGCGGCCCAGCAGCCTCGCGAGTTCAAGATGGAGGGCTAG
- the rpsI gene encoding 30S ribosomal protein S9 encodes MANEALYYGTGRRKNATARVRLVPGTGKVTVNGREALDYFGRQALVDFAVAPFKVTDTEGHFDVIALLNGGGISGQAGALRHGISRALLGAGEYRPELKKAGFLTRDPRMVERKKYGLKKARKRPQFSKR; translated from the coding sequence ATGGCAAATGAAGCTTTGTATTACGGCACTGGCCGTAGGAAGAACGCCACGGCTCGCGTTCGTCTGGTTCCCGGCACGGGCAAGGTGACCGTTAACGGTCGCGAGGCCCTCGACTACTTCGGCCGCCAGGCCCTGGTCGACTTCGCGGTCGCTCCCTTCAAGGTGACCGATACCGAAGGCCATTTCGACGTTATCGCCCTTCTGAACGGCGGCGGCATCTCCGGTCAGGCCGGGGCTCTGCGCCACGGCATCTCCCGCGCCCTCCTGGGTGCCGGCGAGTACCGTCCCGAGCTGAAGAAGGCCGGCTTCCTCACGCGCGACCCCCGTATGGTCGAACGCAAGAAGTACGGTCTGAAGAAGGCTCGCAAGCGTCCGCAGTTCTCCAAGCGCTAA
- a CDS encoding helix-turn-helix transcriptional regulator: MTGISRSNGTTAFNAGWTSCLPALGLGLLFASFLSVIERSTAPTFLAVPEGLPGLALVPAVGDAHALFVSSSMVGAVLAGVVAALWLHRRPSGSGDGALPGRALSAVQAAFMAFGFAGALSIQLTGGGAVASTLCGLLFGAGGLAGAVGWSALVARSFPDSYALHGSSAIAVAGVLTAVSSLFDGIGTVTYAALLAAAQFALVAAVRRTSRDRLGSECEPAVPGEGKAAGRLPFGDLALSLGGGLLVLLIAGLSWDPRLAGIEGQAEALGRLVSAAGTVLVGVAAALVSARCGQERFFSIWCGAVYPFSVVLTLVLPSFGRFAWFVAAAAPVGFAAILVAAWCSTARIAVRAGRRLVPAFLAGYTLSGLAFATGLQLIAVIGGEGQLLCLVLAALYLGILAASFARGGTLMFAPSGASEPKDFAADAEGGAGGRPAVAEQLADRCSAIAADKGLSKRESEVFRYLARGYTQAYIAEQLFISENTVRTHVRRIHAKLGVSSRSELLELVDLPDQTDG, translated from the coding sequence ATGACTGGGATCTCGCGCTCGAACGGCACTACCGCTTTCAATGCAGGCTGGACGTCTTGCCTACCGGCTCTTGGGCTGGGCCTGCTATTTGCGTCGTTCCTCTCCGTGATCGAGCGGTCAACGGCCCCGACGTTCCTGGCGGTCCCCGAGGGTCTGCCCGGTCTCGCGCTGGTTCCCGCGGTGGGGGATGCGCATGCGCTATTCGTGTCCTCTTCGATGGTGGGGGCGGTTCTCGCGGGCGTTGTCGCGGCGCTGTGGTTGCATCGCCGGCCTTCGGGCTCGGGCGATGGGGCTTTGCCGGGTCGCGCGCTGTCAGCGGTCCAAGCCGCCTTCATGGCCTTCGGGTTTGCGGGGGCGCTCTCCATTCAGCTGACGGGTGGAGGCGCGGTTGCCTCCACCTTGTGCGGATTGCTGTTCGGTGCCGGTGGGCTTGCCGGGGCGGTGGGGTGGTCGGCTCTCGTTGCGAGGTCGTTTCCCGACTCTTATGCGCTGCACGGATCCTCCGCCATCGCTGTGGCCGGCGTTCTGACGGCAGTATCCTCTCTCTTCGACGGCATAGGAACGGTGACGTACGCGGCTCTGCTGGCCGCAGCTCAGTTTGCCCTGGTCGCGGCGGTGCGGCGCACGTCGCGCGATAGGTTGGGATCCGAATGCGAACCGGCTGTGCCGGGCGAGGGGAAAGCGGCGGGCCGCCTTCCTTTCGGGGACCTCGCGCTTTCCTTGGGCGGTGGGCTTCTGGTGCTGCTCATAGCCGGCCTTTCCTGGGATCCGAGGCTTGCCGGGATCGAAGGGCAGGCCGAGGCGCTCGGCCGGCTGGTCTCGGCGGCGGGCACGGTGTTGGTAGGGGTCGCGGCGGCCCTCGTCTCGGCTCGGTGCGGCCAGGAGCGCTTCTTCTCCATCTGGTGCGGTGCGGTGTATCCGTTTTCCGTCGTCCTCACGCTGGTCCTGCCGTCGTTCGGGCGCTTCGCCTGGTTCGTGGCCGCAGCCGCGCCCGTCGGGTTTGCGGCCATCCTCGTTGCCGCCTGGTGCTCAACGGCCCGCATAGCGGTTCGGGCCGGTCGCCGACTGGTGCCGGCGTTTCTGGCGGGCTATACCTTGTCGGGCTTGGCGTTTGCCACGGGATTGCAGCTCATCGCCGTCATCGGGGGTGAGGGTCAGCTGCTGTGCCTGGTTTTGGCCGCTCTGTATCTGGGGATACTCGCAGCGTCGTTCGCGCGGGGAGGGACGCTGATGTTCGCGCCCTCGGGCGCTTCGGAGCCGAAGGATTTCGCAGCCGATGCCGAGGGCGGGGCCGGGGGACGGCCCGCCGTTGCCGAACAGCTCGCCGATCGCTGCAGCGCCATTGCAGCGGACAAGGGCCTTTCCAAGCGCGAGAGCGAAGTGTTTCGCTATTTGGCGCGCGGGTACACCCAGGCCTATATCGCCGAGCAGCTTTTCATCTCCGAGAACACGGTGCGCACCCACGTTCGCCGCATCCATGCGAAGCTCGGCGTGTCGTCGCGTTCCGAGTTGCTCGAACTGGTCGACTTACCTGATCAAACGGACGGCTAA
- a CDS encoding FAD-binding protein, translating into MNKGISRRDLFKFGGIAAVGAAGAAALGGCSPKAAGSSAKEEAASTVLEGYCAPDGGWLGSAPDVKATSTVDCDVLVAGSGHAGIQAALAAAEGGAKVVVIDLVTEENRKVKGEDIGHVNSQWLIDQGYGPYNVGEVTAEFVKRTAGRVNPEIIRKFVANSGEMFDHTAALVQWPDSRIKVTETADPSISPLDPSQCICQVPGIAADGPVEYPIVRGDYKSWAAVAQFMGPIQHEEFPGVAAFSRLDEFQQFAILKAQDLGAEWHYETSAVKLVQESEGGKVTGLVAKKADGSYVQYNTKIGVILCTGDYAANVDMVYNLNTEISEWALRNGETKDDLKGFSTCDGIGQRMACWAGGEMEPSPRPVMVNGGGGDGPWGTTPYLWLNNDGKRYMDEAQIPAAWPATLRQPKGIICTVTDADWYETMKNAGLDHGAPNYGRPVYYEELIEDMNNVPVGSKEGGKCRTCTIAERMMSTVYAANTLDELADLAGYTGEAKQNFLKTIEEYNKMCEAGEDTQYGKDPLFMKAIKTPPFYACPTKNERRVNAGLVTLAGVTCNENLEVMNASTDEPIGGLWAAGNCLGGRYGTGYATPFAGNSIGMAMTHGRVAGKLATGQAVL; encoded by the coding sequence ATGAACAAGGGAATCTCGCGCCGCGACCTCTTCAAGTTCGGAGGCATCGCCGCAGTGGGCGCGGCCGGTGCGGCGGCTTTGGGGGGCTGCTCTCCGAAGGCGGCCGGTTCGAGCGCCAAGGAGGAGGCTGCGTCCACGGTCCTCGAGGGCTATTGCGCTCCCGACGGCGGTTGGCTGGGGTCGGCCCCCGACGTGAAGGCGACTTCGACCGTAGATTGCGACGTGCTGGTGGCGGGTTCGGGCCATGCGGGCATCCAGGCCGCTTTGGCTGCTGCCGAAGGGGGCGCCAAGGTAGTGGTGATCGATCTGGTCACCGAGGAGAACCGCAAGGTCAAGGGCGAGGACATCGGACACGTCAACTCCCAGTGGCTGATCGACCAGGGGTATGGCCCCTACAACGTGGGCGAAGTGACCGCCGAGTTCGTTAAGCGCACCGCCGGTCGCGTGAACCCCGAGATCATCCGCAAGTTCGTTGCGAATTCCGGCGAGATGTTCGACCATACGGCCGCTTTGGTGCAGTGGCCCGACAGCCGCATCAAGGTCACCGAGACCGCCGACCCCAGCATCTCTCCGCTCGATCCCAGCCAGTGCATCTGCCAGGTGCCCGGCATCGCCGCCGACGGTCCGGTCGAGTACCCCATCGTGCGCGGCGACTATAAGTCCTGGGCTGCGGTCGCCCAGTTCATGGGCCCCATTCAGCACGAAGAGTTCCCCGGCGTCGCCGCGTTTTCCCGCCTCGACGAGTTCCAGCAGTTCGCAATCCTGAAAGCCCAGGATCTCGGCGCCGAGTGGCACTACGAGACCAGCGCCGTGAAGCTGGTGCAGGAGTCCGAGGGCGGGAAGGTGACCGGGTTGGTCGCCAAGAAGGCCGACGGCTCGTACGTGCAGTACAACACCAAGATCGGCGTCATCCTGTGCACGGGGGACTATGCGGCCAACGTCGACATGGTCTACAACCTCAACACCGAGATCTCCGAGTGGGCCCTGCGCAACGGCGAGACCAAAGACGATCTCAAGGGCTTTTCGACGTGCGACGGCATCGGCCAGCGCATGGCGTGCTGGGCGGGCGGCGAGATGGAGCCCTCTCCGCGCCCGGTGATGGTGAACGGCGGCGGCGGAGACGGTCCCTGGGGCACCACGCCGTATCTGTGGCTGAACAACGACGGCAAACGCTATATGGACGAAGCCCAGATCCCCGCGGCGTGGCCGGCCACCCTGCGCCAGCCCAAGGGCATCATCTGCACCGTGACCGACGCCGACTGGTACGAGACCATGAAGAACGCGGGCCTCGATCACGGCGCCCCGAACTACGGTCGCCCCGTGTACTACGAAGAGCTCATCGAGGACATGAACAACGTGCCCGTCGGCAGCAAGGAGGGCGGCAAGTGCCGCACCTGCACCATCGCCGAGCGCATGATGTCCACGGTGTATGCGGCCAACACGCTTGACGAGCTGGCCGACCTGGCGGGCTATACCGGCGAGGCCAAGCAGAACTTCCTCAAAACCATCGAAGAGTACAACAAGATGTGCGAGGCGGGAGAGGACACGCAGTACGGTAAGGACCCTCTATTCATGAAGGCCATCAAGACCCCGCCCTTCTACGCGTGCCCGACCAAGAACGAGCGCCGCGTGAACGCCGGTCTGGTCACCCTGGCGGGGGTTACCTGCAACGAGAACCTGGAAGTCATGAACGCCTCGACCGACGAGCCCATCGGAGGGCTGTGGGCGGCGGGCAACTGCCTGGGGGGCCGCTACGGCACCGGGTACGCCACGCCGTTTGCGGGCAACTCCATCGGCATGGCGATGACCCACGGCCGCGTTGCCGGAAAGCTCGCCACGGGACAGGCCGTCCTCTAG
- a CDS encoding cytochrome c3 family protein produces the protein MDENNNVEPAPKKPKKNRLVILGVVAVVVVALGIGFWQWHNTAGFCSAICHTPMDEYYDTWANGTTDRMGNAVSNPNGMLAYAHANYDEAGNAVEHGAGMQCMGCHVPTISEQVSEAAAWVSGNYEYPLEAHTLDDLVAARGLEDSTQFCINSGCHSDLQEKSAFVQSTAAIDAKRNPHSMPHGDVACTECHHGHTVSVNYCTNCHNDSVVPDGWMNAKDYKKLMGSSK, from the coding sequence ATGGACGAGAACAACAACGTTGAGCCCGCACCCAAGAAGCCGAAGAAGAACCGCCTGGTGATCCTCGGCGTCGTGGCCGTGGTCGTGGTTGCCCTGGGCATTGGGTTCTGGCAGTGGCACAACACCGCCGGCTTCTGCTCGGCTATCTGCCACACGCCGATGGACGAGTACTACGACACGTGGGCCAACGGCACGACCGACCGCATGGGCAACGCGGTTTCCAACCCGAACGGGATGCTGGCGTATGCTCACGCGAACTACGACGAGGCTGGCAACGCCGTCGAGCACGGCGCCGGCATGCAGTGCATGGGCTGCCACGTTCCCACCATCAGCGAGCAGGTCTCCGAAGCGGCCGCCTGGGTTTCCGGCAACTACGAGTACCCGCTTGAGGCCCATACGCTCGACGACCTTGTCGCCGCTCGAGGCCTCGAGGACAGCACCCAGTTCTGCATCAACAGCGGCTGCCACTCCGACCTGCAGGAGAAAAGCGCATTCGTCCAGTCCACTGCGGCGATCGACGCCAAGCGCAACCCGCACTCCATGCCCCACGGCGATGTGGCGTGCACCGAGTGCCACCATGGCCACACCGTTTCGGTGAACTACTGCACCAACTGCCACAACGACTCCGTCGTTCCCGATGGTTGGATGAACGCCAAGGACTACAAGAAGCTGATGGGCTCCTCCAAGTAG
- a CDS encoding ribonucleoside-diphosphate reductase subunit alpha: MQIVKRSGAFERYDGSKIVSAMEKSFAATSASVSPADLERMLGLVERRMEETSATTVEQIQDLVEETLMSEGHFAQAKAYILYRSRRSALRRDREEIVRLTGAPELDSVLALVQRDFADELYGVSAWLARFHGFVKPDMDVDQRLDALIRAAVELTTQEAPLWSNIAARVLAFSFHGKTARAMAQRGVGSFYDKVRMLTDLGLYGSYILENYTRDEIDRAAGLIDDARDGLFDYAGLDLMLRRYVIRTHEGEAVETPQEMFLGVALHLAMREDRAVRMEWVERFYDMLSELKVTMATPTLSNARKPHHQLSSCFIDTVPDSLEGIYRSVDNFAQVSKFGGGMGMYLGKVRATGGSIRGFKGAAGGVIRWIRVINDTAVAVDQLGMRSGAVALYLDAWHRDLPEFLQIRTNNGDERMKAHDVFPAVCYPDLFWKLAKQDMSQEWHLMDPHEILVVKGYALEDYFGEEWERRYLDCVADPRISKRTMTVRDVVRLIIKSAVETGAPFAFMRDTVNRANPNPHAGVIYCSNLCTEIAQNTSAMETVSREVVTEEGDTVVVTTVRPGDFVVCNLASLSLGRIAVEDDAELREVTRSAVRALDNVIDLNFYALPYARVTNHRYRSVGLGVSGYHHMLAKRKIRWESEEHLQFSDEVFERINRFAIEASSDLAAERGSYDRFEGSDWQTGAYFDKRGYAGGAWEEVRAKVARQGMRNAYLLSVAPTSSTSILAGTSAGLDPIMRRFFLEEKKGMMLPRIAPELSMETYWYYKPAHLIDQMWSIRAAGVRQRHIDQAQSMNLYITNEFTMRQVFDLYASAWEAGVKTVYYVRSKSLEVGECESCSA; this comes from the coding sequence ATGCAGATAGTGAAGAGAAGCGGAGCGTTCGAGCGCTACGACGGCTCGAAGATCGTTTCGGCGATGGAGAAGTCGTTTGCGGCGACGTCCGCCTCTGTGTCCCCGGCCGACCTCGAACGGATGCTGGGCCTGGTAGAGCGCCGCATGGAGGAGACCTCTGCCACCACGGTCGAGCAGATCCAGGACCTGGTTGAGGAAACCCTCATGAGCGAGGGGCATTTCGCCCAGGCGAAGGCGTACATCCTGTACCGCTCCCGCCGCAGCGCCCTGCGCCGCGATCGCGAGGAGATCGTCCGCCTAACGGGCGCTCCCGAGCTCGATTCGGTGCTTGCGCTGGTCCAGCGCGATTTCGCTGACGAGTTGTACGGGGTGTCCGCGTGGCTCGCCCGGTTCCACGGGTTCGTCAAGCCCGACATGGACGTCGACCAGCGCCTCGACGCCCTGATCCGCGCCGCAGTCGAGCTGACCACCCAGGAAGCTCCCCTGTGGAGCAATATCGCCGCGCGCGTTCTGGCGTTCTCCTTCCACGGAAAGACCGCCCGCGCGATGGCGCAGCGCGGGGTGGGGAGCTTCTACGACAAGGTTCGGATGCTCACCGACCTGGGCCTGTACGGCTCCTATATTCTGGAGAACTACACGCGGGACGAGATCGATCGCGCCGCCGGGCTTATCGACGACGCGCGCGACGGGCTGTTCGATTACGCGGGGCTCGATCTCATGCTGCGCCGCTACGTCATCCGCACCCACGAAGGAGAGGCCGTCGAAACCCCGCAGGAGATGTTTCTGGGAGTGGCTCTCCACCTGGCCATGCGCGAGGATCGTGCGGTGCGCATGGAGTGGGTCGAGCGCTTCTACGACATGCTGAGCGAGCTGAAGGTGACGATGGCCACCCCGACGCTGTCCAACGCGCGCAAGCCGCACCATCAGCTGTCCAGCTGCTTCATCGACACCGTGCCCGATTCGCTGGAGGGGATCTACCGTTCGGTCGACAACTTCGCACAGGTGTCGAAGTTCGGCGGCGGCATGGGCATGTACCTGGGCAAAGTGCGCGCGACAGGCGGTTCGATCCGCGGGTTCAAAGGCGCCGCCGGAGGGGTGATCCGCTGGATCCGCGTGATCAACGACACGGCGGTTGCCGTCGATCAGCTGGGCATGCGCTCGGGGGCCGTGGCCTTGTACCTGGACGCCTGGCATCGCGACCTGCCCGAGTTCCTGCAGATCCGCACGAACAACGGCGACGAGCGCATGAAGGCCCACGACGTGTTTCCTGCCGTGTGCTATCCCGACCTGTTCTGGAAGCTGGCCAAGCAGGATATGTCGCAGGAGTGGCATCTCATGGATCCGCACGAGATCCTCGTGGTGAAAGGGTACGCGCTTGAGGACTACTTCGGGGAGGAATGGGAGCGCCGCTACCTCGATTGCGTGGCCGACCCGCGCATCTCCAAGCGCACGATGACGGTGCGGGACGTGGTGAGGCTGATCATCAAGTCGGCGGTCGAGACGGGTGCGCCCTTCGCGTTCATGCGCGACACGGTGAACCGCGCCAATCCCAACCCGCATGCCGGTGTGATCTACTGTTCGAACCTGTGCACCGAGATCGCTCAGAACACCTCGGCGATGGAGACGGTTTCGCGCGAGGTGGTTACCGAAGAGGGCGATACCGTGGTGGTTACCACGGTGCGGCCGGGGGATTTCGTGGTGTGCAACCTGGCCAGCCTGTCGCTGGGCCGCATTGCGGTCGAAGACGATGCCGAGCTGCGCGAAGTCACGCGTTCGGCCGTGCGCGCCCTGGACAACGTGATCGACCTGAACTTCTACGCGCTGCCGTACGCGCGCGTGACCAACCATAGGTACCGCTCGGTCGGCCTGGGCGTGAGCGGCTACCACCATATGCTGGCCAAGCGCAAGATCCGCTGGGAAAGCGAGGAGCACCTGCAGTTTTCCGACGAGGTGTTCGAGCGCATCAACCGCTTCGCCATCGAGGCTTCCAGCGACCTGGCCGCCGAGCGGGGAAGCTACGACCGCTTCGAGGGTTCCGATTGGCAGACCGGTGCCTACTTCGACAAGCGCGGGTATGCGGGAGGCGCGTGGGAGGAGGTTCGGGCCAAGGTCGCTCGGCAGGGGATGCGCAACGCCTACCTGCTGTCGGTGGCTCCCACCAGCTCGACGTCGATTCTTGCGGGAACCTCGGCGGGGCTCGACCCCATCATGCGCCGTTTCTTCCTGGAGGAGAAGAAGGGGATGATGCTGCCGCGCATCGCCCCCGAGCTGTCCATGGAAACGTACTGGTACTACAAGCCGGCCCACCTGATCGATCAGATGTGGTCCATCCGCGCAGCCGGCGTGCGCCAGCGCCATATCGACCAGGCGCAGTCGATGAACCTCTACATCACCAACGAGTTCACCATGCGCCAGGTGTTCGACCTGTACGCGAGCGCATGGGAGGCCGGGGTGAAAACCGTTTACTACGTGCGGTCGAAATCGCTCGAGGTCGGCGAATGCGAGAGCTGCTCGGCGTAG
- a CDS encoding ribonucleotide-diphosphate reductase subunit beta, producing MTLGSDDQLKRTPLFNPDGDTEVRARRMIGGNTTNLNDFNNLKYPWVSDWYRQAMNNFWIPEEINLAQDIKDYPKLTEAERTAYDKILSFLVFLDSLQSANLPNVSEYVTANEVNLCLHIQTFQECVHSQSYSYMLDTICSPEKRNEILYQWRDDQHLLKRNTFIGDLYNEFLADRSPRALLRVCMANYILEGIYFYSGFMFFYNLARNGKMPGSAQEIRYINRDENTHLWLFRNLITELQAEEPQLFDDSMVAELREMLIEGVGQEIAWGRYVIGDDITGLTSDMIERYVRYLGNLRWSQIGYGMLFDDCREEPADMEWVGQYSNANMVKTDFFEARSTAYAKSTALVDDL from the coding sequence ATGACGCTTGGCTCCGACGACCAGCTCAAACGAACCCCCCTGTTCAACCCCGACGGCGATACCGAGGTGAGAGCTCGCCGCATGATCGGGGGAAACACCACCAACCTGAACGATTTCAACAACCTGAAGTATCCCTGGGTGTCCGACTGGTACCGCCAGGCTATGAACAACTTCTGGATCCCCGAAGAGATCAACCTCGCCCAGGACATCAAGGACTACCCGAAGCTCACCGAAGCCGAGCGCACCGCCTACGACAAGATCCTCTCGTTTCTGGTGTTTCTGGACTCGCTGCAGTCGGCGAACCTCCCCAACGTGTCCGAGTACGTTACGGCGAACGAGGTGAACCTGTGCCTGCACATCCAGACGTTCCAGGAATGCGTGCACTCGCAGAGCTACTCGTACATGCTCGACACCATCTGCAGCCCCGAGAAGCGAAACGAGATCCTGTACCAATGGCGCGATGACCAGCATCTCCTCAAGCGCAATACCTTCATCGGCGACCTGTACAACGAGTTTTTGGCCGATCGCAGCCCGCGTGCGCTTCTGCGTGTGTGCATGGCCAACTACATTCTGGAGGGCATCTACTTCTACTCGGGCTTCATGTTCTTCTACAACCTGGCGCGCAACGGCAAAATGCCCGGCAGCGCCCAGGAAATCCGCTACATCAACCGCGACGAGAACACGCACCTGTGGCTGTTCCGCAACCTCATCACCGAGTTGCAGGCTGAAGAACCCCAGCTGTTCGACGACTCCATGGTTGCCGAGCTGCGTGAGATGCTGATCGAGGGAGTGGGCCAGGAGATCGCCTGGGGACGTTACGTCATCGGCGACGACATTACCGGGTTGACGTCCGATATGATCGAGCGCTACGTGCGCTACCTGGGGAACCTGCGCTGGAGCCAAATCGGTTACGGCATGCTGTTCGACGACTGCCGCGAGGAGCCGGCCGATATGGAATGGGTGGGACAGTATTCGAACGCCAACATGGTGAAGACGGATTTCTTCGAGGCTCGCTCGACTGCCTACGCGAAATCAACCGCTCTGGTGGACGATCTGTAG
- a CDS encoding RidA family protein, whose amino-acid sequence MSGDNVVVARNTQNAPVNPLYAQTAAFSHYNNLSAQLPVDPATGKVVEGGIEAQALQCFKNIKAVVESIDHVMNDVIRITVFVKDLKNMDAVDAVYRQFFPTYVPSRTVVAVAALPLDADIQVEALVSNGEGTIPNAPQAGDLLKYTNNTAAAPLSDLSTQSVAFSHYNNITAQLPVDPVTGQIVVGGAKEQAAQCLKNIKSILTSIDVPFDDIVKVNVFLKDLADLDAVNESYTRFFPDSGIARAVGYMPARTVVEVTDLPLHALVQIEAVVSHGDGTPPQAVEDRHGLIVEASSNAQAPASALSSQTVAFSHYNNISAQLGIDPATGALVGGGTKAEAEQCFKNIKAIIESVDHVMEDAVKVNIFLKDLADLDAVDEVYAAFFPKAQAARRVVGVNTLPMDAHVQIDAIFGNAEGTPPVK is encoded by the coding sequence ATGAGCGGCGATAACGTAGTAGTTGCACGCAACACCCAGAATGCACCGGTCAACCCCCTGTACGCACAGACCGCGGCGTTCTCGCATTACAACAACCTTTCGGCCCAGCTTCCCGTCGACCCCGCGACCGGCAAGGTCGTCGAGGGCGGCATCGAGGCCCAGGCCCTTCAGTGCTTCAAGAACATCAAGGCCGTCGTCGAGAGCATCGACCACGTGATGAACGACGTCATCCGCATCACCGTGTTCGTCAAGGACCTCAAGAACATGGACGCGGTGGACGCCGTCTACCGTCAGTTCTTCCCCACCTACGTGCCCTCCCGCACCGTGGTCGCCGTCGCGGCGCTCCCGCTTGACGCCGACATCCAGGTGGAGGCCCTCGTCTCGAACGGCGAAGGCACCATCCCCAACGCACCTCAGGCCGGCGACCTGCTGAAGTACACCAACAACACCGCCGCCGCGCCCCTCAGCGACCTGTCCACCCAGAGCGTGGCCTTCTCGCACTACAACAACATCACCGCGCAGCTGCCCGTCGACCCCGTTACCGGGCAGATCGTCGTCGGCGGCGCCAAAGAACAGGCCGCTCAGTGCCTCAAGAACATCAAGTCGATTCTGACCAGCATCGACGTTCCCTTCGACGATATCGTCAAGGTGAACGTGTTCCTGAAGGACCTCGCCGACCTCGACGCGGTGAACGAATCCTACACCCGCTTCTTCCCCGATTCGGGCATCGCCCGCGCGGTGGGCTACATGCCCGCTCGCACGGTCGTCGAAGTAACCGACCTTCCCCTGCATGCGCTGGTGCAGATCGAGGCCGTAGTCTCCCACGGCGACGGCACGCCTCCCCAGGCTGTCGAAGACCGCCATGGCCTCATCGTCGAAGCCAGCAGCAATGCTCAGGCCCCCGCAAGCGCGCTTTCGAGCCAGACCGTTGCCTTCTCCCACTACAACAACATTTCGGCTCAGCTGGGCATCGACCCCGCAACCGGCGCGCTTGTGGGCGGCGGCACCAAGGCCGAGGCCGAGCAGTGCTTCAAGAACATCAAGGCCATCATCGAGAGCGTCGATCATGTGATGGAAGACGCCGTGAAGGTGAACATCTTCCTGAAGGACCTCGCCGACCTCGACGCCGTCGACGAAGTGTACGCTGCGTTCTTCCCCAAGGCGCAGGCCGCCCGTCGCGTGGTGGGCGTCAACACCCTGCCCATGGATGCGCATGTCCAGATCGACGCCATCTTCGGAAACGCCGAGGGCACGCCTCCGGTGAAATAG